In Cheilinus undulatus linkage group 3, ASM1832078v1, whole genome shotgun sequence, the genomic window AATTGCtaatttttaaccatttgtaATTGAGAGTTCAGTTATCTGATGAAGGATATTAAACTTGGACTGTAACTATCTGGAGCTCACACACAACCATCACAACATCcttaaaacacaacacacaaccatttcaaaaacactaaaaaaaaaccaacaactcTATCCACAGCAGCAAACATACAATACATTTTGGAAATAAAGATTTAATTAAATATCCTTTTTAGTTGCATGGGAAAAGAAATTGTTTGATAATCCGGAGCTTTAAGTCACAGCAGACAGGTGTCCTCTTTGCCAGACTGTTATGAGTCTCATGTGATGCTTTGGGGCCAAATGttgacttgtgttttttttttttatattagcAAGGGTTGGTAATCTTTTGTGCTGAGTTAACTACTCTTTGCAGACTTTTGTTCTAAGCTGCAGTGCAGCTGGTATCCCTGAATCACCTGAATGCTATCGGTGATAACGTTTGGGGTATAAAGAGACACAGGCAGCTGCTGAGGATATGGGTATATCATCACAATATGATTCCGCTTAAGTTGATGATAACCAACAGTACTGAATAATCATCTTTCTTATGAAATACACCACTATTAATCTATACTGCTGTTTATCAATTAAGATAAAATccaatatttcctgtttttctttctttgtacaCAGAAAAACATGTTGGACTTTGTGTTTGCGGTGGATGACCCTGTGACGTGGCACACGATGAATCTTCTGCAGAATCGCCGGCACTACTCCATCCTCAAACTTCTTGGGCCAACGATGATAAGCTCTGTACAAAATGACCATGGCGCTTCAGTGTACTACAACACACTGGTGCCAGTGGATGGGAGGGTAAATTACTCATTTCTTACTTTCATTACTCCTTATCTTCAGCCAGCCCAAATGTTTAGCTAGATTATTTTTCCCATACACATAAATGACCTCcaccttgttttttttagattatcaAATATGGTGTGATCAGTACAGAGTCTCTGATAAATGACCTGATGCACTGGAAGACCCTGTATGTGGCAGGACGTCTACACAAACCGGTGAGTATTAAGAACGCAGCTGTTCAGAAGTGTAACTGTAGTACATGTACGCCAAACCATCCTCAAAACTACTGGTGTTTCTATAGATTTGCAATATTTTCAAAACACTTTGCTTTAGTggaattcaatttaaaaatgaaccTGTTTGCCTGTGGTTTAGTCAAAATGTGTGTACATGCATACATTATTGTTCTCTGATGCAGGTGAAAATGCTGGTGCAAAGTGAAAATGGAAAGCTCCGGGCTGCTCTTGTTGCCAACCTGAAGAGTGCCGTGACAGCCTCCTTCCTCATGCTGCCTGAGAGTTTCTCTGAGGaagatttgtttttacagataGCTGGGCTTTCTTATGCAGGTAACTTTCCAGTACATATAAAAACCTGGTCAAAATTACATGCAGACATATATTTAAATTATTGCATTATTGAAAGTAGAGCAGATCACAGTATTCCAGGTTTAGATATAAAAATGACTCTTATTTTATACCACTCATTGCACATATTTCTTACTGTTTTCATCCTGACAGCAAAGTGAACGCATTCCAATCATGTGATTTCCTTCATTATAAATGTCTTTTTGCACATGTTGAAGCAGTTTAATGAGGACTTGTGTGTCATTACAGCTCTGTGCGCTTTGACTGATAATTCAAGctgtttcaaaaatgaaaaattacaaaaaacaaaaaacgtgCATAGCCTCTAGCACTGCATGGCATCACCTGTATCTGACTGAACTTGAAGCACTCTGTAGCATTTATGCATGCTGTTTTCTGCTGTCTAggtatttgctttttttgtacTTAACCTTAGATGTATTtcactttggacaaaagcatgCACTAGGGGCCCGCAGATGGTTAAGTGGTTTGGGGCGTGCACCATGTACGTGGGTGGCcagggtttgaatctggcctgtggccctttgccgcatgtctctacccactctcttccctgtttccgagtccatccactgtcctactctatctaataaaggcacaaaaaggcccaaacataaatcttaaaaaaaataaataaataatgcactTAATGTAATGGAAACATTGTAATAAAATTCAGGACAGCTTGCCCCTGAAATTGTCCTAAGTTCTTTATTCATAAAAGTCCCTCTTAGTGTGGAGTTCCTgtaaaacaggaagtggtgtCCTGGAGTGCACTCACAAATTACAAACCTGTACCATGCCTGAACATGTTTGTTGCataaagtccagtttgtttgttCAGTGTGAGTGCTAGGTACTGTGCCCAAGCACTTGGCCCTAGAATAAGATGTATAATCTAAGCAAACTGATACACTGCCTTGCGTTGTAGAGAAATCAAGGAGAGTTAGAGTGCTGcccaaaacagtttaaaataagCCACAATAGGCGTGAAGTTGCAGGTGTTCTGAATTGCTCTCTATTGTTCTAGCTTTGAGACCCTGCTTCTTGTCAACACAACCATGCATATGTTGAATTATGACGTGATTGCACATCTATTCAAGGTGAGCATGCTCAAGCCCACTTGGGcaatgtgagtgcaggccaTCTGGGGACTGGGAAGGGGGAAAATCATGCTTCGGCATGGTATGGTATCGGGCAACTGTGCCTAGTTTGGGTGAGCCTCAGAGGCAGGacatgacattaaaaaggtGCTGCAGAAATCCAAAATGGCGGATGAAGCAGCAGAGAGTGAAGTTTTTGACATGGATCACTTAACTGTTGCAGGATAAAATGGTCATCACTGCTCACTCATGGGGAATTTTCCAGAATATGTCCTGCAATTACAAATCAGCTCACCCCAactttgcaggaaaaaaaaaatcaaggagttttgtgcacatgtagaaagtaaaaacaaatgaagtaGCTTGATATCTCTGCATTTGTTGCTGTGGTGCCAAATACTGCAAAATGCATGAGAAATGTATGAAATATGTTATACCGAATCTGTACACATTTTTCTGTGCCTCTGTAGGAGATTTCAGAATGGTAATTGGAGAAGATAAATCCAAGGTGGCAAACATTGTCAAAGACAACATCCAGCACTTCCGAATTCTGTACAGCAACATCCTGCGGGACTGCCCACAAGTGGTCTACAAGCCCCAACAAGGAAAACTGGAGGTAAAACATGGcacacactaaaacacacaagACACACCTACTGTTATTATCTCACTTGGTATGTTGGCAACATGACAGAACACTGTGTGCTCTATCTGCTGTTTCTCCTCATTTGACTTGTGTCCCAGGATTACCTGTGACGCATGGATCTGTGGACTTTCGGGTTACATTTGCTCATGAATTTCACTCTTTTAAAGGAATTATGGAACAAAAAAGTGTGGTGAATAAAGTGTAGCTCTGCTGACATGATTTAATGCCTGGAAATTTTGGCTAAAATTATTTAATAGCTGCTCCTATCATCCTTTATATTGCCATGTTTTATATAAAATGTTAGTGTGACACAGACTGAAGAAAAAGGAGTATTTGTCAGATAGTGCAGCGTACGCTCACATCCTTTATATTACCTTGTAAACTGGGTGTGACTGACTTGGCTTGAGACTAGTTCCACATGTTGAGTAGcatgaaaacaacatttcaatCAGTTCTATGAGTGGTGAGGTTTTATCCTGTCTTCATTGTTATATAACTCTTTACTCACTCCTTTAATTAACATGTTTAGTAATTGTTTGGGAAATGGCTAATTGTTTGTGTCACATGTTTGTGAGTAACACATTCTGCAGGGGGGAAATGTGTGTTGTGAGCCCTGCATGTGAAATACACATGGTTATGCATCACTGgacaaaacaggagaaaacacaaatgcataAACCTGCTACAGTCTAATATGTTGCAGGTCTGTGGCATAAGAGAAAGTTTTCAGCATAACTGGGTGTGGGGATGTGCTAGCTtaatattttcctctttttttttctttaattggtGTTTTAAAGGTTGGGTTTGAGTTTTTGCCCCActgaaaatgtagtttttcttctcttttaaaGAACCAGCCTCTCTTTTCTCTGGCTTCCTGTTAGTTTCAGGATctagtttgacattttattacTTGTTTTAGAACTTTACATGGGCTAGAACCACCGTACTTGTCTGAGTTGTCAGAGCACTAAGGTCAGCCTGCCAGATGCTCTCAGTGTTTGAAGATGCAGCTCAAACTGTAGGTGGTGGAGTTTCTCCTGTACACATTAACTATATGGGCAAAAGTACTTTAagcctgaccattacactaTCAGGGAATGAAATGATTCaatatattcaaatacatgtacttttaTACAGAGTTGGCCCCCCTTTTGGAGTTTGAACAGCtttcactcttcttggaaggctttccacaaaattaggagtgtttctgtgggattttttgcctttaaagcagtggttttcaaccttttttcacccaaggcctACCTGAGATCAAGCTGAAATCGCAAGGAACACACCATATCTATTTCCATGAAAAATAGCCTTTATTCTTGTTATAGTATCCTCAGTCATTGTGCAGTTAAGGTAATAATGTATCAGCCACAAAATGGTCATCAAACTGTACAAAAGCCAAAAGTGAAGGATAGTGAGCACATCATATATGAGAGATAAACAGAATAATGAGGGTAACTTTGTAATGTCATGTGAGGAATGGGAGAGTTTGAGTAATCAGTAATATTCTTCTAACTCATTGTCATGCACAGTTTAATTGGAGAAACACTGTTAAATTCTTCATCACACCAGCACTAAAGCAGACACAGAGGCAGACGGTGAGTGAGGGGCTGTGTGAGAGTGAGAGCATATCATTATCATGTCTTCTGGTAATAGATTTAATTTAAGATTACAAGAAGTTAATCGAACACAGCAAGGAAAAAAGTTTAGACAGTTCAGATTGGTTGTTGTTTTCAAGTCCTGTATGCTGATTAGGGACTACCCTAACTCATGGGCTAAAGCCAACGTCCACAGAGTAAGGATGGTAGCCAGTAAAatagtctttttttatttatgactaaaataaattaaaaagtggtctggtttacttaaaaaaatcacattcatTGTAAAAAGCTGTACACGAGCCATTATCGTATCTTAAGAAAGTATTCTTAATGTGAGTAAAGATAAAACCTTCAAGGTATAACCACTATCTTTACAGTATTTCTTTGCTAATATTTGGCTATTGTAGGAATTCTAATAAACATACAGTGCAGCTGGTATAAATAgatgtgtaaatatttatgtgCTCGATATGCATTATGAGCTCATCGACAGTTCATTTAATAGTGATATTTTCAGTGGACACCTGTGCACTCGAGGATTGTTGCTGCTGCCTgcattgttcatttgtttgtgtgCTGACAGGTGGATAAAAGCCCAGAGGGTCAGTTTATCCAGCTGATGGCGTTACCTCGAACCCTCCAGCAGAAGATCACAAAGCTGGTTGACCCTCCTGGGAAAAACCGAGATGTTGAGGAGATCCTTCTGCAGGTCGCCCAGGACCCAGACTGCGGAGCTGTCGTACAACAAGGTGGGGACCAAAAACAGGATGGAAGAAAGATGAGGATGATTATAGGAACAAACAAAGAAGGATGTGGAGAAGAGGGATGTTAGCTAAATGAGATGAAGATGTACCAACAAACTTACAAGCCAGGATAATATCAGGACCTGCTCAAAATAAATGTACTCACAGATTAAACACCTAAATATGTCACATCAGATCAGAATCAGACCTGAAGCCCCCCCGGTAACATTaccttttcatattttaattaacaaatgtattatttaATTATACCGTCTTGTTAAATTGATGTTATTTAGGAAACCCTGGGCTTTTCTGTTACAGTTTAATGCTTTGAGGAAATAcagtttgacagttaaagccaTAACAAACTGTTAGGTGATCAGAGTTAATcgctttttacatttttatggaCCAGTTATCAGAAAGAAAACATGGTTTGTAGGAAGatgtatgaatgtattaaaTGGCAAACATTAAATCCTTAATTACTTTTGTCAGTACATGGTGTCGCCTTGAGCAATGAGTAGCATCATAAAATTGTATAATAGGGTAATGAGATATAATCTGTCTACTGTATAAATGCGTGTTAAAGCCTGCTTTTGTTCCTCTTCAGGTATTTCATCTATTGTGAAATCATCCAGTATAACACAGAGCATCAAAGGCATTGCTACAGCTGGTAGGCACccttttcttcttgttttttggCAGCATCCTCGTGTATGTTTTATACTGTCAGGGCTTGTTAGCATAGATTCCTCTGATGCTTGGTTTAAAATCTTGGgaatacttttgtcttttttgttgagAGAAACAGAACAGGACAGACACAACTGTCATTTCTGTATGCTAACTTTCAAACTGCTGCCTCCGGCATTTTATGTTAACATTAAGACTGAAAACAATAGGAAACTACTAGCCTAGCTTTACTCCGAAGAATTAGACTTAACCCATCAGTACCTTGAGAGCTCATGAGTTTACATATATAGCACTTAAGTAGGgatgtaaaggtaaaggtagggttaaaaaaaacagaaaaatactaTTTTGCAATTAAGCTGTCAGAAAAGGATCCCTCTGCTCATAAAGTTGCTTgaatctcatttaaaaaaaacaacaaattagaaaatctttgtaaaaataaattagtgATCTAGTATCGTGGTACATCTTGAGTTGAGTGTGTTTCTACACTTCTACAGATGAGATGGTCTTAACTTAAAGTGCAGAAATAATATGGACTAATTTTAAAGGCTGTCCTTTAGTTTTAGCCATAGCTGATTGCTGCATGTTCCTCCTGACTCCAAAAATTAATtctaaaaggatttttttccacTACTGAATTGGCATCAGTGAGTTTGAGGGAAGCTGATTACAAGCATTAGCTTTAATTGACTGCACTAAAATGGTGTGTAGCCTGGCCTCCACTGAGGCTGCCATTTAACAGGTGAAATGTAGAAATTCAACATTGCTTTTTTCTTATCTAATGTGATACATTTAGACTAATGCAGTATTTATTGTAAATTATCGTGTTGTGCTGATAATGAAATAGCATTTTATTGTGCAGCCCTGCTATTTACTTTTCATGTGCATGAGTGATATTTATCTTAAAAACTAACTCTACAAGAAAGCAAGTTAGCTTATTTCCCAAACTGTCACACTCCTCTGTCACCGTGGCCTTTATGCGGTGTGTCTCTCTGACCTATGAATAAGAATTTGGTGAATCTATGACAGATTCTCCAATCAAAAGGAATTTATAGTATTTTACTTCAAGTAGAGTGTTGAAGAAAGACGACCTTAGAGCTGCTTACTATggcaagcatccatccatcttctcctGGGCTGGTTGCAGTGGTAGCAAACTGTAAAAGAAATCAGACTTCCCTTTTTTGTATGACAATTTTCAACTGcttctgggggatcccaagACATTCACAAACCAGACAGGATATACagtataatccctccagcgcattctgggtcttcccagaggtctcctcccagccagGCAGGCCTgaaagacctccaaagggagacTCACTCCTCACCTGCAGTGAGCAATCCACCTATTTCAAGCACAGAACCATGGCCTCTGACTTGGGGGCGCTGACCCTTATCCGGACTGCTTTGCACTCAGTTGCAAACCGCCCCAATACCTGCTTGAGGTCCTCAACCAAGGAAACCAACAGAACTACAAAAAGCggagatggaattctgaggttCCTCCTACCCCGGCCTTGCCCCAAGATCCTGTCATGGCAAAAATTataatgaggatttttttattgatattaagATCCCAATTTTTAAACATATGTGCTCAGGGATTTTCTGACATCAGCATCACATGCTTTTATCAGACCAAAACACTCTTAACACTTCTAAATACATTCTTATTACTCAGAGACACAAggaataaattaaattaactagtaaaagaataaaatatgaaaaataattttaaaaattagataaattcTTATTCCTCTGAGAAACAAAGAACCAATGACATAcaagtaaaagaataaaatataaaaaaatatatcataaaTGAGGCAAATAATAAATATCACTAAGAGAGCTTTATTTTGAGGTGGTGGTAATGTCGTCTTTTGgccaaaaatataaaacactgaaatactaCCACACATGGTAAAACCTATTGACAAAAGAAGCAGAACACACTATGCAGCTGAGTACTCGTTGAATGTTGATGATCTTGTTTTCGTAATCATGGGAAGCCAAACTCATAACTGATATCAAAACTTGATGACTTGCATAGTACTAGAAGACACATCAAAATATACTGACGTGTTAACAGCTGTTTATAATATTCAATCAGCATCCCTCTCATGTGACCTTAATGTTTTATCTGTCCTGGTCTCACTCAGGAGTTTGGAAGACGGTGTCATACAGCTCCAAGAAACTGTTGAAGATGTGGAAGGGTTGGAGGAGGAAGCCGTCTGTGTCACAGATGTCCTGATCCTCTCTGTCTGCCAGGAGGAGCCTGTCTTTTTCTATGAGCATCATCCAGACAATCAGCGTCCATCCTTTGATTTTTACCCTGAAACAAAATGTGCCTGGTGAACAGTTGCACACATCCACCTCTGGTTGTATCACAGCACAGTCTCCATTAATGACATCACTAACCAGGTTTAAGGCTGTGTTTGAGTATCGTAGAACTGTTCGCACCGCTGCCCTTTATCATGCAACTCATAGAGGTGGTGGAAAGGGGTGTGACATTTCACGAGCTGGACTAAATTATGGCTGACATTTAATGGTACTACACAGCGGGCCTTTCTGGGTAATGACTACAGAGACTGTCGAGGAACTGTTGGACATGTCTGGAGGCAGGGCACAAAATCACTGCAAGGGCCAGAATAATGAGGGACAGACTTTGATGTTGTCTGccgtattttgaaatgttcaggtGTGACTGTGCATTTTCTGTGTAAATGCTGCTACCTCAAGAGAAAGAGGTCTTTATGCAGCTGTGTGGACTGGTGTTACATGTTGCACAAATACACTTCATATTTGCTCTCATGTTGCCAAAAATGTCATATCTTTCATCTTGAGttttaaaggcctttgcacactgagtccatttgTTTGGATGGTTTTTCAGATCCATGATACGGGAACACCGTTGTACAAAGGCCCTAACTGTATGTCAAATTGTTATCCCATATTTGTGTTGGTATTTCTTGTCTTATGGATATGAAAAAATGCACGCTACTATTAACATGTTCTTCATCTCAACATTAGGTGCAACTCATATTCACAGTTGGAGATTGTGGATCATTTTTCCCCACAAATGCTTGATGTAATTAAAAGAAGTAACAGGAAATCTATTTAATAAATTTTTAATACTAAAGTTTCTGGGGTATGCAATTTTCTTCAGAATAATATTTGAAGTATCAAaccaaagtcacaaaaaaaattccacaaaaatgcaaaataaatccaGAAGGTAGGGTAAATAAATGTAAAGCATCCAGCTCAATATGAAATAATTCTAAACATCAACATATGCTGATATATCTCAAACCTTCCAGTGCTTTATTTTGTGTCACCATGCAACTTAATTTCTTAAAGAGATTGGCCTCTGcattaaatagaaaaaagagACTGATGATTTTCAAAAGATTAAACTCCATATTTACTTATATGTAGCACAAAAGCAAACAGCAAATGCTGAAACtgagaaaatgcatttttggaATATTCTATGGCAACAcac contains:
- the tamm41 gene encoding phosphatidate cytidylyltransferase, mitochondrial gives rise to the protein MTLPALHNTGVLYRRILSQFPQDISLAFAYGSGVFKQHGTSQGQMEKNMLDFVFAVDDPVTWHTMNLLQNRRHYSILKLLGPTMISSVQNDHGASVYYNTLVPVDGRIIKYGVISTESLINDLMHWKTLYVAGRLHKPVKMLVQSENGKLRAALVANLKSAVTASFLMLPESFSEEDLFLQIAGLSYAGDFRMVIGEDKSKVANIVKDNIQHFRILYSNILRDCPQVVYKPQQGKLEVDKSPEGQFIQLMALPRTLQQKITKLVDPPGKNRDVEEILLQVAQDPDCGAVVQQGISSIVKSSSITQSIKGIATAGVWKTVSYSSKKLLKMWKGWRRKPSVSQMS